From the genome of Pseudonocardia sp. EC080619-01:
GGAGCCCGACGAGGCGACCGCCGTCGCCCTCGCCGGGAACCTGTGGGACTCACCGGACCTCGCCGGCGCGGCGCACGGGGCCCTGGTGAAGCTGCGCGCGGCCGGTGTGGAGGTCGCCGAGACCCCCGCCGCCACCGTCCGGCCCGGCCCGCACGCCGGGGAACCGGCGCTGGCCCCGCTGCTGGCCGCGACCCGCGCCGGGCAGGTCGTGGTCTTCGACCACCGGCGCGGCGGCCCGGCCGACCCGCCGTCGCGACGGACCGTCGAGCCGTGGGGCGTGGTGTCCTACCGCGGCCGCTGGTACCTCGTCGGCCACGACCGCGACCGCGACGCGGTCCGCTGCTTCCGGCTGTCCCGCATCACCGGTGCGGTCCGCGGGACCGGGCCCGAGGGCGCGGTCCGGGTCCCCGACGGCGTCGACCTGCGCGGCATCGTGCGCTCCTCCGCGGGCCCCGGGCCGGTGACCGGCACGGCGCGGGTCTGGGTCGCCGAGGGCCGGGCGGCCGGGCTGCGCCGCATCGGGCGCGA
Proteins encoded in this window:
- a CDS encoding YafY family protein, with the protein product MSSARAERLVNLVLCLMSTRQYLTAERIRATVPGYAEAAGDEAFFRMFERDKAELRELGVPLETGHNSVFDTVEGYRIARADYELGEIELEPDEATAVALAGNLWDSPDLAGAAHGALVKLRAAGVEVAETPAATVRPGPHAGEPALAPLLAATRAGQVVVFDHRRGGPADPPSRRTVEPWGVVSYRGRWYLVGHDRDRDAVRCFRLSRITGAVRGTGPEGAVRVPDGVDLRGIVRSSAGPGPVTGTARVWVAEGRAAGLRRIGRERGPHEHRGRPGVLIEIDLRDRSVVARWLAGHGPDVAVLDPPELAVAVRELWAGAADLAVDRAR